The Zingiber officinale cultivar Zhangliang chromosome 2A, Zo_v1.1, whole genome shotgun sequence genomic sequence GCCGCCTGTCCCATCGGGGTTGACGCCCTCGCCGTACGATGATGGCGGTGGCGCCACGTGGCGTTAGGTTAAAGGGCGACATTTAATGGAGACCATCAATCGGCGTGGCCGCGTGCTCGATTTTGATGACGGGGATCTACACGAAGTCCGAGGGGATTTCGATGACGACAGCTTTGATCCGGACATGGAACGATAAGATTAACAAGTACCGGCGCACTCCCCGCCGAGCGGCCAACGAAAGTTCGGCCGAGCGGATCACCCATGCCCACCTTAAGCATTTCGTCATCGCGACCGAGCGACCGACCAAGCACTAAACcaatttgtccagtcagtcggacttacaacctccttcgacttgatttgaaggggaggcatgtgatccctGGGTAAAGTGGGACCCGGATGGCAGAGGAGCCGACGACACGTGGGGATCGGAGTCAGCACGGTCAACATCCCAGGCTCAGCCGACCGAGCGGAGTTCCCGCTCGGTCGGACAAGGTACACTGCCGGACGACCGGCGTACTACCCGGACGATAGCACGACAGCCCAGCTCAGCGCTAGGTTTCCGACGCTCAAAGGACGAGCGGAGTCCCCGCTCGGCCGGATGGCGGACACTGCTCGATTCCGCATGGTGAGGCAGCTACGCGTGGCGAGGAGGAAGCAGGATGATGCACTAAGGCGAGCGGGCCTCCCGATCGGCTCTGTCACTCCCTCAACAGGGTGGGGGCGCAGCCAAGCGAACCTCTCGCTCAGTCTTGTAGACGATCAAATAGCAGGAGGGAGTATCTTCCTCGGGGCAGGTGTCACCGACAAACGGCATGGTTTgcggcatggtcaggcagagaatcgtaaggtggaagcttccactgtcgcaTTAGGGATATGCTTGGTctgttaaggtatgacgtcagccacgcttttctgacacactcattacAGGTATGCTTTGATAAGCGTGTACATCTTGGTAAGCATGCATGCACCTTCAGGgaatcctatataaggacccccagatttCAACGGAGGTAGGTGCGATTCATCACTGTGGCTACAGTTCTCTTTACTTTGCTTCTATTTCTCGTCGCCGTgagctaacttgagcgtcggagggccgtcgccgggaactcTTTCCCGGCTCGATTATGTGCTTGCAGGTTCTAGACAGAGGTCTACAGACTCTACACCTTCCCAGAGCCTACGTGAAACCAGCAGGAAGTGCCATGTCTCCAACGACCATCGTCTCAACACTCAGACAGGATCATCCATCATTCAAAAGTTTAAAAGCGATATTTTTTGAATAAAGATAATCTTAGGAATTCATTGATGATATTAATTAACGATTATCATTATCGCATGTCTGTAAGTCCGAAACTGAACTTCGAATCAttttaaatggaaattaatatacTTTTGAAATCTCTTTAATATATTTATACTTTTATATGCATTTATATCTTTGGATCTATtgagaataataaatttttaaatgggTAAAGtacaaatataaaaaaatctCATGATTATTTAGTGACAAAAAAAAAAGGGAGGCATTTCAAAAATATGCTACGATATTATAGAAGTTAGGTAAGGCAAATCATAAATTCCGAAAACCTACTCGttctaataaataataattatgtaATTGGGATATATAGCCCTACTCGGTCAAGGGTCTAGATCGGCAGTTGTGGCCCGACTTTGCACGCGTCGAACCCGTTGTTCCGGGCCGGCACGGGTCTCCACCAATAAAAACCCGCCCCGATAGGGAACGTGTGAGGGTTCTTCATTCCGCTGCAGAAGGAATCCGGTCGATTCTTCTCCAGCCGAAAGGAATGCAATCCAAGTACCGCAACTCCGGCGATGGATACCGTCCGAGGTCGCCGTTCCGCCGCAACCAGAGGCGCGGAGGTTTCAGCCGCAGCTACTCGAAGCCCCACAACCCTCCCGCCACCAAGGTGGAGATCTTGATGGAAGCCGGCCGCCTCGCCGCTGAGTATCTCGTCTACAAGGGCGTGCTCCCCTCCAGCGCTCTTCCTCCCCGCGAACCCTCCGCTGGAGGCACCATACAGGAATTCAGAGGCTACGGGAGAGACAACCCCGCCCCATCGTTCTTCAATGAACCCAGAGTTCCGGCTATGGCCAGGCTTGGATACCCGGAATCTGGAGCTGGGTATTCGAAGAAAAGGTTTAATGATGATTACGAGCGATTTGGGCCTAGGAAGAACGCAAGGGTCCAGAGAACAGGGGCATACGCCAGAGGGTTTGGTGGTCCTGATTGGGATAGGGAACGGGGAAGAAACGGGCTGTGGATGGAACGGAGTAGAAACCAATCGGATGTCATGGAAGAGGACGACGACGACTTTGCCCCAGGATACAGCAGAGATCGGCGGAGCGGGCATGAGGAGGTTGGAAGCAGCAGGGTTGCTGGAGATGAACAGCACTCGAAGAGTGAAGTGGTGGGCGAATCAGGGTCAGAGATTGATGATGCTGGCTCCAAGGCGAGTTCGAATAGTACTAGGAAGGATGCCCCTTCTGCAGGGTCCGCTGATGTGAACAAAGGGGCAGATGATGTGATGGTCTCAAATACAGAAGCTGGAGAAGGTAAGAGTAGCGAGAGAGAACAGCTGGGTAAGAAAAACACAGTGGAGGAGGATTTGGCCATGAAACCTGTTGAAGTCGATGAAGGTGTGTCTGTCAGTGATCATGCTGATGGCCTGTTGAAACTTGGTGGTTTTCCGAAAGTGCCAAAACGACCTCGATCATCATTGGCACATAAAAATCCTACTGATCTTGGTTTTAAAAGTGAGGCTGGAAATAGAGTTGAATCTGCATccagagaagaaaatgaaattattgTGGACGAACTTCCAACTGATGCTTCTTTGAAACAATCCCCAACACCCTTGTCGCACACAAGTCTCATCCACTGTGAGCATGGGAATGAGTTTGAAGTTTCTATAGGAGGAACTGAAACAAGTGCAAGCAAACTTCCAACTGAAGGCTCACAAAAAGATTCTCATATAGTTTACACTGACAAATCTGATTCTGAAATACCAGTTAATTCCGCTGAGGTCGATATTCAATCCTCCAAGCAATCACTCGAGTCGCAGTGTGAGCTGCAACAGAACCTACCTTCAGAAATGTCCATTACGAAAGTAGATGAAGACAAGGATGATAAGGTTAGCGAACATAGTGGTAACAGGGAACTTGAGAAGCAGATTTGCTCATCTTCACCTAGTACATTCCAGAAGAATGAACCCTCTCAGCTTTACAATGCTACAAAAACACATGTTGAACTGTTCATTGAGAAGCCACCACAGGACAAAAAAATGACTGGGCCAGGTGATCAACTGAACCCAATCACTGCCCCTTTAGCTCCTGAAGTTTCAGCTGGATCTTTCTTGAAATTGCAAAGGCTAAAGCATAACCAGTCAATGCCATTTAAGATCTGTGACCTTAACCTAATGGAGTCTCCTGAAGTAATTGATATTCCTGAGCGTCAGATTACACACACTTCAACTCCTCCATTGGAATCTGGAAGACAGCGTTCAGTTGATTTTGGTTTGTCAGTAAACAACAGGGCCAAAAGTAGTTATGGCTTCAACCAACTTTCAGGGGATGAAAAAGTCATTCCCGTAATTGATTTGGAGGATAACTCCACAATAGAAGTGAATGATCCTTCCAAATCTAAGTAAGCATTTAGTCAGTGCAAAGGGGCTCGTTTTTTATTTAATTGCCTGCAGTTACCATGTAGATTGATATTTCTTGTAAACTATATTAGCTTATTCTTTCCTCCATCAGTTGCTAAAACATGCCTCCGGACaaccaaacttgattcttttaaGCTCAATATCATGATGTTGCAGGAATGAAATAGTATATCCAACGGAAAATGTCTTAAACCAGACAGCACATTCAGATAATCTTCCTGCTATTCAGGATACTTTTTTGGCGATTTCTGATTACCTTGGAGCTGACATAACATGCAGCCCATCAGGCCAAGCTGAACTTAATAATCTTCAAGTTGGAATAGGTCTTCATGGTACAGAGGTATCTTTCACTATATTTAACTGAAATTCTATAATTGAGATTCAATAGTCAACAGTTATATAGTTGACAATTTAACAATCACTTACACAAGAACACAATTATTTTATGTATGATGTTACTAATATAAAAACTACTAATTCCTTTGCTTTTGGTCTTCTTTAGGGGTTTGCTGTTGTTGATGATTCGATATATGGATCTCTTGGAGATATAGGTTTGTCAAATATTAATTTTGTtaagttctttttatttctccatGGAGCAACAAAAGTAGTGATCCTTATTTGAAATTGATTGACCATCACATGGTTCTTTTAACTTATAAATTTGCTTGTTCATTTGCAATTTCTTTATCATTTCATTATTGAAAGTTACTAGTTCAGTCAAATAATAATCTAATTTCATTGAAGAGATTCTATAGAAGGCACACAATTCAACTCTTATTAAGTGCATTAGAATAGAAAAAATGATTTGAAACTTTACCAAAAGGTGAGATAACAAAGCCTGCCGATATTACTTCCAGAGTACTTTAGTGAATTTAGAGGAAGAAATGTCTCTAAGTTATAAGTGCCCACTAGAGAGTTGTAGTATCTTAATTTGTTGTTTATACTAAATTTATTGCGACAAAAATAATATATGCAAATCTTATCCTTGAGGGATTAGCACACCTTTACATAGACTATTGTTAGCACTTTACAACAATTTAATGATCAGTTGATCAATATTGACACCAAATGGAGGATGAAGAATAAATACCCGAGAAAAAAGTAAATGGTGCTAAACTTGATAGGCCAGTCATGCCAAATGAAAGCTTTTTCTACAAGGAATCCTCCAAGAAGATAGAAAGAGGCTAACAATGAAGGAATCCACTTAAAAAAGAGTGAGAAGAGAATGAAAAGCAATCTACTTTCATCAAAAAGACGTAAGAAATGTAATTTTAAAAAGAGAagcataaattaatatttattctgAAACTCTGAAACTACCATTTAAAGGATGTACACTACTACTTTTATGCACTTAAAAGCTTAGAAAGTGAGGAAAAATGCAagtgattttaacaaaatttatgTACATACAACTCAAGTACCTATGCtactttaataaaaaatttcaagtatCAAATAGAAGATGTTAAAACtcctaaatttcaaaaaaaaaaacatgcttGATAAGCTCTAAGACTCCCATATTCCAAAACAAGTTTGTTTGCATTCCATATACTTACCTTTTCCAATAGTTAACCATTGTGATGTAGCTTTGGTGTACATTTTGAGTTGCTCTGATTGTCATGCTAAATTCCATGATCGGGGAGATTGAAGAATTGAGTGATCCTTGCTAGCTCTTGCACTATTCTCTCCTGTAGAATTGAGTGATCCTTGCTAGCTCCAGTACTATTTTTTGGCTAGAAAGAGCCAATAAATGTGCTCTTGCTATAATGCTAAAATTTTATCTCAACTAAAATAGTGCGTCTTTGATATTAAAATATGGTAATGAACAATTAAGAATGCACAAACGATTACCTTTCATAGAAAGCCACCTTAGGTCAAGAATTGTTGAGAAGACCTTGGTATACTTTCCAAATCTCATTGAAATAAGGATCAACTTTATAAATCTCTTTAAACACTTCAAATCCAACCACTTATACTTACATTATGGTAAGCAAAAATATCTTCTATTAAAAGCATTAGTCACTTGATTTAGAACACTTGATTTTTGTTTGATAACAAAATATATGTTTGAAGAAACTTTAACCATTTGGCATACTTAGAATTGAACTTGTGATGCCCATTGATGTACTTTAAGGTCTCATGATtagaggaaaaaataaaaataaactctttgaaaataagataatGCCTCTAATGTATTAAAACACAAATGAAATGATAGTATAGAACTCCTTATCATAGATAGAATATTTCTTATGAGACATAGACAACTTGTTACTAAAGAAAGTAATGGGCTTACCTTCTTGACCAAGTATGGCACCAATACCAACATTTGAGGCATCACAATTAAGTTTAAACACTTGTTGAAGTCGGACAGTGAAAGAATAAGAGCCTTGGTACTCTTCTTTTtgataagtttaattttttttttgaacctTTATTGACCATTGACAATTCCTTGCTTTGAGCATCCAGTGATCCGAGAAATAATAAAACTACTTGATGAATTGCTGATAAAATGGAGCATGACTATGAAAACTCTAAATCTTAAGCAACCTACTTAGAATACCATGAAAGTATAGCCTCTACCTTAGAAGGGCCCATCTTGATGCCTTGGAAGGGAATAGCCTAGGAATATAAGGCTATTTGTTAAATGAACATTTCTTTAAATTAACATAAAGCTTTTACTCCAACACTTTAAAGACGAGGTATAAATGCTCCATATGTTCTTCTTGATCTTTATTAGACAATAAGAAATTTTCCaatggaaaatttaaaaatataattcattAGTTTCATAAAAGTAATAGGAGTATTGAAAAGATTGAAAAATGTCACTGTCTATTCATATAACTTATCTCTTGTTTCGAAATCATTAAAATTTGTTTTCCATTCATCAGCAAAGGAATAAGTATTCTTGTAACTATCATGCATACCCTTCCTGTCATATTGTCATGGTGTTAATTGACTTTTAGCTCATTGCTATTTTGAAGCCAAGAGAGATTGTGAGCTCGAGGATGCTCCACCTCTTTAAGTATTGTTTTAGCCATAGCATTTTGGTAATTTCCTCCATTTCATGAAAAGTGCATCTAGTGTGAGAAATCTTAAATTGGAGAAGCATTAAAAGTTCAACGAATGAAAAGAGTTTTACCTTCACCTCCATATGTGATATTATCCTCTTTGATTGTGCCATTATACTTTGGTGATTGCCAATCTCATTTATCTTTTGCCTCAGCCCACTAAGCTAGTAAATTATGATT encodes the following:
- the LOC122041933 gene encoding uncharacterized protein At4g26450-like, which encodes MQSKYRNSGDGYRPRSPFRRNQRRGGFSRSYSKPHNPPATKVEILMEAGRLAAEYLVYKGVLPSSALPPREPSAGGTIQEFRGYGRDNPAPSFFNEPRVPAMARLGYPESGAGYSKKRFNDDYERFGPRKNARVQRTGAYARGFGGPDWDRERGRNGLWMERSRNQSDVMEEDDDDFAPGYSRDRRSGHEEVGSSRVAGDEQHSKSEVVGESGSEIDDAGSKASSNSTRKDAPSAGSADVNKGADDVMVSNTEAGEGKSSEREQLGKKNTVEEDLAMKPVEVDEGVSVSDHADGLLKLGGFPKVPKRPRSSLAHKNPTDLGFKSEAGNRVESASREENEIIVDELPTDASLKQSPTPLSHTSLIHCEHGNEFEVSIGGTETSASKLPTEGSQKDSHIVYTDKSDSEIPVNSAEVDIQSSKQSLESQCELQQNLPSEMSITKVDEDKDDKVSEHSGNRELEKQICSSSPSTFQKNEPSQLYNATKTHVELFIEKPPQDKKMTGPGDQLNPITAPLAPEVSAGSFLKLQRLKHNQSMPFKICDLNLMESPEVIDIPERQITHTSTPPLESGRQRSVDFGLSVNNRAKSSYGFNQLSGDEKVIPVIDLEDNSTIEVNDPSKSKNEIVYPTENVLNQTAHSDNLPAIQDTFLAISDYLGADITCSPSGQAELNNLQVGIGLHGTEGFAVVDDSIYGSLGDIGFMDVWDQTPQDYEKFF